A window from Chelmon rostratus isolate fCheRos1 chromosome 13, fCheRos1.pri, whole genome shotgun sequence encodes these proteins:
- the cwc22 gene encoding pre-mRNA-splicing factor CWC22 homolog produces MDSRGRSRSPSPAQRDHSGPSEDESSPAAERPQQADSAERSPKERSSPQASPAGSPPSRSPASSSSDSSSSSSDDEDEHHGALRKIRSSVAQIKRSRSKSRSREQDRSLSRERDGSRSRERDGSRSRERDRSRSRERDGSRSRERDRSRSRGRDRSGSRGRDRSGSRGRDGSGSRGRDRSRSRSKGRNRSRSRGRDRSRSRERGRERYNRGRYIRDRYDDRREDRGGRFDRRTNRDAESDHRRRGRSASPPTDRETAVADEPPVKKKKEELDPILTRTGGAYIPPAKLRMMQQQITDKSSLAYQRMSWEALKKSINGLINKVNVSNIINIIQELLQENIVRGRGLLARSVLQAQGASPIFTHVYAAVVAIINSKFPQIGELILKRLILNFRKSYRRNLKQQCLTASKFVAHLINQNVAHEVLCLEMLTLLLERPTDDSVEVAISFLKECGLKLTEVSPRGINAIFERLRNVLHESAIDKRVQYMIEVMFAIRKDGFKDHPVIPEGLDLVDEEDQFTHMLPLDDEYNPEDIINVFKMDPDFLENEEKYKTIKRDILDEGSSDSGEEGDGSDEDDDDEDENEEQETDEKVTIFDQTEVNLVAFRRTIYLAIQSSLDFEECAHKLIKMDFPDSQTKELCNMILDCCAQQRTYEKFFGLLAGRFCLLKKEYMESFEGIFSEQYDTIHRLETNKLRNVARLFAHLLYTDSVPWSVLESIRMSEETTTSSSRIFVKILFQELCAYMGLPRLNQRLKDPTLQPFFEGLFPRDNPRNTRFAINFFTSIGLGGLTDELREHLKNAPKMIMTQNQEVESSDSSSSSSSSSSSSDSSSSDSSSESDSDSSDSDSSSSSSSSSDSDAKHKKKKKRKEQSEEKKKKKEKVQKKKDKPSDKKRARHKKDDEEEDSDDEKQARKDRKGRAREAEEREHARVAMERERAREGARRSRRDERSEERELQEEERRRKMDVPDRQRDGERERERDRGRERERARERENEEKREREREREKQRDRERNKENRDRNREREERRRR; encoded by the exons ATGGACTCTCGAGGCAGAAGTCGAAGTCCCAGTCCTGCACAGAGAGACCACAGTG gACCTTCAGAAGACGAGTCtagtccagcagcagagaggcccCAACAGGCTGACTCGGCTGAGAGAAGCCCCAAAGAGAGGTCGTCTCCTCAGGCCAGTCCTGCTGGCAGTCCCCCCTCCAGGAGCCctgcctccagcagctcagacagcagcagtagcagcagtgatgatgaggatgaacATCATGGGGCACTGAGGAAGATTAGGAGCAGTGTGGCTCAGATCAAA AGATCAAGGTCGAAGTCCAGGTCCAGGGAGCAAGACAGATCCCTATCCAGGGAGAGAGACGGATCCAGGTCCAGGGAGAGAGATGGATCCAGGtccagggagagagacagatccAGGTCCAGGGAGAGAGACGGATCCAGGtccagggagagagacagatcaAGATCCAGAGGACGAGACAGGTCTGGGTCAAGAGGACGAGACAGGTCCGGATCAAGGGGCAGAGACGGGTCCGGGTCAAGAGGCAGAGacaggtccaggtccaggtccaaAGGACGAAACAGGTCCAGGTCCAGAGGACGAGACAGGTCCAGGTCCAGAGAGAGAGGCCGGGAGCGCTACAACAGAGGGCGCTATATTCG GGACCGCTATGATGATCGCCGTGAAGACAGAGGCGGGCGTTTTGACCGGCGGACCAATCGGGATGCAGAGTCAGACCACAGGAGGCGCGGCCGCTCAGCCTCCCCTCcaacagacagggagacagcgGTGGCTGATGAGCCGCCggtcaagaagaagaaggaggagctCGACCCGATCCTGACGAGGACTGGTGGAGCTTACATCCCCCCCGCCAAGCTACGCATGATGCAGCAGCAAATCACTGACAAGAGCAG CCTGGCCTATCAGAGGATGAGCTGGGAGGCTCTGAAGAAGTCCATAAATGGTCTGATCAACAAAGTCAATGTGTcaaacatcatcaacatcatccaggagctgctgcaggagaacatCGTCAGGGGGAg gggTCTGCTGGCTCGCTCAGTGCTGCAAGCTCAGGGAGCGTCTCCGATCTTCACTCATGTTTACGCCGCCGTCGTCGCCATCATCAACTCCAAGTTTCCTCAGATCGGAGAGTTGATCCTCAAGCGCCTCATCCTGAACTTCAGGAAGAGCTATCGTCGTAACCTCAAG CAACAGTGCCTGACAGCCTCAAAGTTTGTGGCCCACCTCATCAACCAGAATGTG GCCCACGAGGTTTTGTGTCTGGAGAtgctcactctgctgctggagcgTCCGACTGACGACAGCGTGGAGGTCGCCATCTCCTTCCTGAAGGAGTGTGGCCTCAAACTGACCGAGGTGTCCCCGCGAGGAATCAATG CCATATTTGAGCGCCTCAGGAACGTCCTCCATGAGTCGGCCATTGATAAGAGGGTCCAGTACATGATTGAGGTGATGTTCGCCATCAGGAAGGACGGTTTCAAAGATCATCCAGTGATCCCAGAAGGCCTGGACCTCGTGGACGAGGAAGACCAGTTCACCCACATGCTGCCACTGGATGATGAGTACAACCCCGAGGACATCATCA aTGTGTTTAAGATGGACCCAGACTTCCTGGAGAACGAGGAGAAATACAAAACCATTAAAAGAG ATATCCTGGATGAGGGCAGCAGTGATTcaggggaggagggagatggcAGTGACGAAGATGACGACGATGAAGATGAGAACGAGGAGCAGGAAACAG acgaGAAGGTCACCATCTTTGATCAGACTGAAGTCAACCTGGTTGCTTTCAGAAGAACTATCTACCTCGCTATCCAATCCAg TTTGGACTTTGAGGAGTGTGCTCACAAACTGATCAAGATGGACTTTCCTGACAGCCAGACG AAGGAGCTGTGTAACATGATCCTGGACTGCTGCGCTCAACAGAGGACCTACGAGAAGTTCTTTGGCCTGCTGGCCggg aggttCTGTTTGCTGAAGAAGGAGTACATGGAGAGTTTTGAGGGGATTTTTTCGGAGCAGTACGACACAATTCACCGACTGGAGACCAACAAGCTGAGAAACGTGGCTCGACTGTTCGCTCACCTGCTCTACACAGACTCTGTGCCCTGGAGT GTGTTGGAGTCTATCAGGATGAGTGAAGAGACCACAACGTCGTCCAGCAGGATCTTTGTGAAGATCCTTTTCCAGGAGCTCTGTGCCTACATGGGCCTCCCCAGACTCAACCAGAGGCTCAAAGACCC gactCTGCAGCCGTTCTTTGAAGGTCTTTTTCCTCGTGATAATCCCAGAAACACTCGCTTCGCCATCAACTTCTTCACCTCGATTGGACTGGGAGGATTGAC GGACGAGCTGAGGGAACATTTGAAGAACGCTCCCAAGATGATCATGACTCAGAACCAGGAAGTGGAATCCTCTGATTCCTCGTCATCCTCTTCAtcgtcctcgtcctcttctgactcctcctcctcagactccTCCAGCGAATCAGATTCAGACTCGTCAGACTCTGACTCCTCCtctagcagcagcagcagctcag ACTCAGATGccaaacacaagaagaagaagaagagaaaagaacaaagtgaggagaaaaagaagaagaaagagaaggtgcagaagaagaaggacaaaCCTTCTGACAAGAAGCGAGCCAGACACAAGAAGgacgacgaggaggaggacagcgaCGACGAGAAGCAGGCGAGGAAGGACAGGAAAGGCCGTGCACGTGAGGCGGAGGAGCGTGAGCATGCACGTGTGGCCATGGAGCGCGAGCGTGCACGTGAGGGCGCCCGCCGGAGCAGACGAGATGAAAGATCAGAagaaagagagctgcaggaggaggagaggagacgaaaAATGGACGttccagacagacaaagagatggagagagggagagagagagagacagagggagggaaagagagagagccagagagagagagaatgaggagaagagagagagggagagagagcgagagaagcagagggatagagagaggaataaagagaacagagacaggaacagagagagagaggagaggaggaggagataa